Genomic segment of Etheostoma spectabile isolate EspeVRDwgs_2016 unplaced genomic scaffold, UIUC_Espe_1.0 scaffold431, whole genome shotgun sequence:
agagacagaaagacagaccgagataaagacagagagagacagaaagagacaaaaagacagagatagaaagacagagagccagaaagacagacagagacaaaagacagatagacaaaaagacagagacagacagagagagccagaaagagacaaaaacagagacagacagagtcagacagaaagacagacagaaacaaaaagacagagagcCAGAAAGACAGAgccagaaagacagacagagacaaaagacagacaaaaagacagagacagacagacagacagagacaaaaagacagagacagacagagtcagacagagagccagaaagagacaaaaagacagagtcagacagaaagacagagagccagaaagacagagacagacagagagacagacagaaagagagccagaaagacagacagagacaaaagacagatagacaaaaagacagagacagacagacagagacaaaaagacagagacagacagagtcagacagagagccagaaagacagatagacaaaaagacagagacagacagagagacagacagaaagctaTAGACAGACATCTAGACTTAATTAATCCCAAACTGGGAAATGACTCCATTAATATAACTGTGCCTGTCCTCACCGTCCAGGAGCTTGGGGTCAATGTACCCGAGGACGTCCGCCACCCCCAGCTCCTGCTTGGGGCAGGTTCCTCCGTGCAGGCGGAGCCAGGCCGGCTCGGCCAGGGCCGTGCACAGCGCCGTGATGGACAGGGCCCCGGGCAGAGCCGACACCAGGCTCCGCTCCGGCTGCTTGGGCAGCGGGGTGCCTCCTCTCCGCCTCCGGCCCCCGGGGGCCGCGGGACCCGGCGGGGCATACATGGCCTGGGTGGTAGACGTGTGACAGCGGCCCTCGCGCCCTCCTCCTCGCTGGTGTctggtgtttttaaagcttaaaGCCCCGGATGTTGGACATAGACGAGGATACAACGAACAGACGGCGGCTGGGGCTAGAAGGGATACGGCTACGGCCGGAAGTTACGCAAATCTCGGTTGGGATAGTAATATAACTTTAATAATTTCACACAGGGAACGTGTGTTCATTCCTCGCTACTGTTGTAATCCAAACCCGAGTTTCCTTTAACTTACGTTCTCGTCTgagtgcctaaacttaactggcGTAGCCGTAGCTGTATCCCCTCGCCCCGACCACAAACGGCCTCCAGGCCCGTTAGCCGTTAGCCGTTAGCTCCGCTGTTAGCTCTGTTGTTAGCGTGTGAAGCTAACGCCAAACTCGTCAACtgtcatacaaaaataaactgaacaGAAACGAATCAGATGGAGGATAACCTATTAATCGATCTGGCCGACTGCTCCGATGGGAAACGGCCAACGGTCCGAgacaagaaaacaaagacaaaacaaaacaaaggggaGCTTTACGCTTCCCGTAAAAAGAGTAACTTCCTTGTTCACGCGACTCTTCTTCGTGGTTCCAAAAGGCGGCTGTCTCAACGCGAGTGGCGCGCAGTCCTGCCACCCAGTGGTGACACAGCTGAACAACGGCAGGAAACACAGGATGCCATATGTTATGTCTTCTACACATAGatataaaacaacaaactgttttatatttattacatgcctttattaacccttgtgttgtcttcccataaTATTTCTTTGAAATTCCTTTATTAGGATAACCCCTTGAGataaggggaccagatttctcagacaaaatccggggacattttcagctcagaagcggttttacctccaaaacacgtcatgtttttactttagtaaaaattaaaacggggacactagacctggAGCTGTTTCCCCTcaacagacaacattatggagaggatttctaaggaggtcgacctttctgttaaagattaagatcctttttaaaaacaaaaagtccgcgaaattgcgttggctaaacccaccagactccatgtaaataatcagcgattttagcatcgtaaaacacgactttctaaaacatctctgggCTCTGAGCAGCTCAATCGGCTCCGTTGGGTCggtgttttctgtcttttattccaatttcgggtctgtcagtcacagtggaaccgggacatttccggggacagatccagcggggacaggtcaccaaaaccgggacACAGGTCCACCAAACctggggacaggtcaccaaaccGGTGACAGTCCATCCGGGCAGGTCCCTAAACCGGGAccggtcaccaaaaccgggacatttccggggacagatccagccgggtaCGGTCCCAAAACCGGAGACATTTCCCGGGACAGATCCACCGGGACAGATCACCAAACGAGAcgggtcaccaaaaccgggacAGGTCCACCAAACCGACAGGTCACCAAACCGGGGAcattccggggacagatccagccggggacagggcCACCGAAACCGGAGCAGTTTTCCGGGACAATCCACCAGGACAGGTCACCAAACTGGAGAGCATTTCCGGGACAGATCCCatccggggacaggtcaccaaaacgggacagtcaccaaaaccggggccGAGTTCCCCAAACCGTGGACATGTCaaccaaaaccggggacaggtcaccaaaccggggacatttccggggacagtccagCCGGTGACAGGTCACAAAACCGGGAACAGGTCACAAAACCGGGACAGTACCAACTggatttccggggacagatccagccggggacaggtcccCGGAAACCAGGGACATCTGGACCCCCTACCTTGAGATGTACCATCTTGTTTTCAACCTGGACAAGATGCCACACAAACCAATGAATCATAAATATTAGGATACAATCAGAAATAAAggatcaaaacaacaacaacaacaaccaacaacaacaacaacaacccttgcacatatacaaacaagataagcaaaacaaaaagacaaaaaacaacacacattaagtttttctgggtcaaagtTTTAAGTTAAAATCTCCTtaagacacttttgtcacttttcccaaaagttctttgattattttttgggacatttgtgtcgttttcttaaatttttgaagctttctgacatttgttgtccctttttgaacttttttttattgtttttctctacatttttgtcactttttcagtgttcttaaatctttttttcttcttaaaatgctatgaaattaaataaagaataataaaacccaaatttctgatttggAAActcttttgaaaatgggtcaaatttgaccctgaggacaacaggagggtttacGCTAGTACTGCTGGTCATGTGATAACATTATGAAATGTTATAAGTCTCATTAAGAACTTTATATTTAAGCAAATCTCAGGTGAACAGTTTGGAATAAAGCTGTAGACGGTTGTTGGGACTTTGATTTTAAAGAAAGCTAACGTCAACATTCAGAAGCATACGTGGGTCGAGAAAAGACTCTCAATATAAAAACATCAGTGGACCTTTCACGTGGAGCAAACACTGgagtttatgttttattttatcatagaaacaaagcaaaaatgGAGATAATTCGCCTACCAACCACCGTTAAAACCCCAAAAGAACAACTCAACTTCATAGTGAACATAGATATGAATACGTGCATGATgaagaccatagactgtaacaaaaaaaaaagattaaaataaattaaaataaataagattcTTGTGTGTTTTGGAGGTTTATGAGATGAGAAAAGATAATGGACTTTCTATCGTTGTTCGGATTGGTAAAGGGTTAGGCACGAGGAGTGCCATTGGTTAGATTAAGGTGCTCGAACaccagggtaagccaatcagaggcagagacAGGCAGAGTGGGCGGGACATGCGCTGTCATCCTCGGAAAATGCTAAACTCGCGCACCGGATACTAAAGACGGCGGTATTTCcgacatgtttgtttttgtgaactGTTGTAGTTTGTCTTTTGGTGAAGATAACGTCAAATACGTCCCCCTTTCTCCTCCAGTTGATAGACAGCAGTACAGTGCGCGTGTTAGAGATTGTTAACTGATTTAAACGGTCGGCCGCGAGACCAACCGTTACTAACGGTCGGACAGCAGCGGGACTCACGCGACAGAAAGGTCAGTTTTGGCACCAAAGAGCTGTTAAATGTTGGTAAAAGTTCGGGGTTTGGATTAGAAACTCTCCCGAGGAACCACCGCGCCTTCTCTGGGTGAAAGTATTCACATTATTACTACGTTATAGTGGATTTTTGCGTAACTTCCGGCCGTAGCTGAATCCTCTCTAGCTGTCGCGCGAGTGAAGATGTCAGTTGCGCATGCGTGACTTTGCGACAAGTCGTTAGCAtgtaagatgctaacgagagacttttgtaatgtcaacccagtaaaaatggacctgcTTAACGAAGGTGGTTCACTGCTAggttagctacaagttagcatcaaacacaacaaaggctgtcagttgaatggtgtgttgagctaacgttagcattaaacacaacaacgtttttgagctaacgttagcatcaaacacaacaacgtttttgagctaacgttagcatcaaacacaacaacgttttgagctaacgttagcatcaaacacaacaacgttttgagctaacgttagcatcgaACACAACaacgttttgagctaacgttagcatcaaacacaacaacgtttttgagctaacgttagcatcaaacacaacaacgttttgagctaacgttagcaatcaagcTACCATAGATCgctacaacgtttctgaaattattcccatcttctgttattgttttgtaatgagaaaactaTTTCATGGATTTCCCAAATTTCATGTGACAGTCgtgtcgtaaaccgtttaaatctgagcatgcgcaactcaccgctgcactcgactcacatcaggcAGCGACCCTAGCCCAGCCACCGGGACCCACAGCGGGTCAGGAACTGAACTATCTGAATAAACATCTACACAGGCCGACATGAAGGAGGCGTTGACCCGGGTCCAGACGCTCAGCGCACACCCGGACTCCCGGTGCTGGTTCGTCAGCTGGAACCCGACCGGGACCCTGCTGGCCTCCTGCGGGGGGGACAAGGCCATCCGGATCTGGGGGCGAGAGGGTGAGATGTAAACCACATGAACTGACCTGTCGAACTCTTATTtttagtagctagctagctagcagggGTAGCATGGTTCACTAAACCCTCGGTTTGTATCACGGTTTTCGGTTCTTGTGCAAAAAACttgcggtgattggttgaatcgCTCGATCGtgacaccgtgtgtgtgtgtgtgtgtgtgtgtgtgtgtgtgtgtgtgtgtgtgtgtgtgtgttgtttttggtgcgtgtgcgtgtggaaAGATAGATTATTCTTATTATCTGTGTGTTATGAAGACGCGTGCTCACTTCTTAGCGTGTATAACAACGCCGtctggcctccattgacttacatcaCTTTGCGATAGCGtgtagcgggggggggggttggttggGGCCTTgaacccaggagaccggggatcgggtcccgtttcctaaacccaaccgtctcttTCTTCTTGTGATAACACACCAAATGGCGTGTACGTCTGTGGTGTAAACACACTCCGACACGCCACTCGGCGTAAGAACGTCGGCGTGTAAGTTTCTGTGATGTCATGGCGTGATGTCATGGCGTGATGCTGCTGCCGTGGTAACAGCCCTCTGACCTCCTGTCCTCAGGGGACTCGTGGGTGTGTCGGAGCGTCCTGCAGGACGGACACCAGCGCACCGTGAGGAAGGTGGCGTGGTCGCCCTGCGGGAACTACCTCGCCTCCGCCAGCTTCGACGCCACCACCTGCATCTGGAAGAAGAAGAACCACGAGTTTGAGGTTAGAtgagttaataataataataataataataataatgtctaaGATAGATAATACAAATCTATTAATCCCACAGGGGAAATTACAGTCACAACTTTTCCAAAAgttctttcattattttttgggacatttgtgtcgttttcttaaatttttgaagctttctgacatttgttgtccctttttgaacttttttattgtttttctctacatttctgtcattttttcagtgttatttaaattttttttcttcttaaaatgcTATGAATTAAATAAGAATATAAACCAAATTTCTGATTTGGAAActctttgaaaatgggtcaatttgacctgaggcaACAGGAGGGTTTACGCTGTACGCTGGTCATGTGATAACATTATGAAATGTTTAAGTCTCATTAAGAAACTTTATATTTAAGCAAATCTCACGTGAACAGTTTGGAATAAAGCTGTAGACGGTTGTTGGGACTTTGATTTTAAAGAAAGCTAACGTCAACATTCAGAAGCATACGTGGGTCGAGAAAAGActcaatataaaatataagataTAAGATAGATACATACAATAGATAATACAAATCTATTAATCCCACTGGGGAAATGAcagtttacactctgttgttatcacacacacacacacaccacacacacacacatgctcaggtcctatacatgttAATAGAGAGATGACAgagtgtggtggtggggggggggggggggtggtaccTGTGCTTTACCtgtcagtgtttcctctatgtcgTCACTTTATCGCACACCGTGTCAAACCCGAGGCCCGCGGGCCAAACCTGGCCCTTCACACACCTTCACCCGGTCCTCAAACCATTTTAGGTTCCCAGTAAATTTCGGCTCACttactttttgtccctttttccagcGTTTTAACTTTtctctgaagtttctttttacctttttggcTAAAGAACTTTGTCACTGACCTTTTGGGGCTATATGTGGACCAAACTGTAagtcggggtggggggggggtctagtgGCCTGTACAGTTCTATTGGAGACACTGGCTCTGTAGATTTcaccctggggggggggggttcccatACTGTCTTCCAGAGTTTGACGTGCTGGAGGGACATGAGAACGAGGTGAAGTGCGTGGCGTGGGCGCCGTCGGGGAACCTGCTGGCGACCTGCAGCCGGGACAAGAGCGTCTGGGTGTGGGAAggtatgtccccccccccccccccccatgggaGCTGAGTCCTCTGCAGGGGCCGGGTtcgagtcccccccccccccccccccatctctctccccctttcctgtctatcgtCCACTCTAGTtttcaaataaagggaaaatgccccaaaaatgatcttaaccctggtgttgtcctctCGGGTCACAAACTGACATTAAACTATTtttagacacttttttttttttttaacgctaCTATATGTTTGatcatttgatttatttcttcaCTGATTTTGTCTCTTTCCCCAACGTTTCTCACCATTATTTTAACTTTCTTAACTTTGGATATTAAAACGAGTCCCATTGTCCCCGAAGACAACGCGAGGGTCATCGAGACAGACTGAAAGATTTTGagttgtgtctctctgtttgtcttccACAGTGGACGAGGAGGACGAGTACGAGTGTGTTACCGTGGTGAATTCTCACACACAAGACGTCAAGCACATCGTGTGGCACCCGACCCGGGAggtaacacccccccccccccccccccccccaaacccccaaaatgtccaaaaaaagttgctgtgattggttgatttggTGTGATCGTGACATCAACATCCCAGAGGGGCTGATCCCTGCAGCTGAAGGACTTCTCATTGGTCCCTTTGTactggttggtgtgtgtgtgtgtgtgtgttgacctcCGCCCTGCGTCTCCGTCCTCAGCTCCTGGCCTCCGCCAGCTACGACAACAACGTGTGCGTCTACGCGGAGGAGGACGACGACTGGGAGTGCCGCGCCACGCTGACGGGACACACGTCCACCGTCTGGAGTCTGGCCTTCGACGCGGCCGGTGAGCGGCTGGCGTCCTGCAGCGACGACCGCACCGTCAAGATCTGGAGGGAGACGCCCGGGGACAGTggacagggtggggggggtacGTGGACAaagggaccacacacacacacattcacgcaGAGACACAGACGGACACGGAcggacacacactcacgcagagacagacagacacacactcacgcagagacacggacggacacacactcacgcagaGACACAGACGGACACTCAcacagacggacacacacacacactcacggacacacacacactcacggacacacacacactcatgcagagacacagacggacacacacacactcatgcagaaacacacacggacacactcACGCAGAGACACAGACggacgcacacatgcacactgagaaacagaaggacggacacacacacagaaatccTCAGGACCATAAATCGTAAATAGTTGGATCCAGTTAATGACTAAACTACATTATTAAACTATTGATAACTATGatgattattataattaaattataCAGAGCAGTGGTTCAATCAGCAGTGAGAGAGCTGCTGCATATGTTATTCTTAGGGTTAGTAcgttatataaatattttagaCTTCtctaatccttttgggatgaatcCCGCCACAGTTTTCatcaaaatacagtataaatataattaataataaaacctCTAGCTGTAAAAAGACACTTACCATAGATTATTGGCTAAGAGCAGTTCAAGTGTCCACGTATTTATGAGAGTCATTATTCATACAACTCTAAATGTCATGTCTCTGTGTGCAGATGACCTAagaccacacaccccaccaGCCGCTAGTCTAAAGGCCTCAGGGTCTCGGTCTCTTTAGGGTTAAAAGTCTACGTTCAGCTGGGTCTCCTTGAGTCCAGAGCAGCAACTCAACAGACACCGGTTCAAACATGATTCTAACATGATCTCCCCCCCGTCTGCTTGTTAAACAGGAGACTCGTCGTGGAAGTGTGTTTGCACGCTGTCTGGCTACCACGGACGAACCGTGTACGATGTCTCCTGGTAAGACCATTAAGGAACTCTCAGCCCCGTTTTtcaagagtaagatccttttagttcaacatgaaacagccccaaaatcaccagactccatgtaaataatcactacttttagcgtgtatagagcagcatatctccaccagactccatgtaaataatcactacttttagcgtgtatagagcagcatatctccaccagactccatgtaaataatcactacttttagtgtgttaagcagcat
This window contains:
- the ciao1 gene encoding putative cytosolic iron-sulfur protein assembly protein ciao1, whose protein sequence is MKEALTRVQTLSAHPDSRCWFVSWNPTGTLLASCGGDKAIRIWGREGDSWVCRSVLQDGHQRTVRKVAWSPCGNYLASASFDATTCIWKKKNHEFESFDVLEGHENEVKCVAWAPSGNLLATCSRDKSVWVWEVDEEDEYECVTVVNSHTQDVKHIVWHPTRELLASASYDNNVCVYAEEDDDWECRATLTGHTSTVWSLAFDAAGERLASCSDDRTVKIWRETPGDSGQGDSSWKCVCTLSGYHGRTVYDVSWCRLTGALATACGDDAVRVFTEDEASDPEQPAFSLAAQATRAHSQDVNCVAWSPTEAGLLASCSDDGDVTVWRFHREP